Proteins encoded within one genomic window of Streptomyces taklimakanensis:
- a CDS encoding SsgA family sporulation/cell division regulator, producing METPIERELVLDLVLSPERSIAVPARLAYHVHDPYAVHITFDAPSDSPVRWSFARELLSEGLSRPCGQGDVRVWPATVEEGRGVVCVALSSPTGDALLRAPAAPVAAWLERTLRAVPAGREGERLGLEEGLGRLLAAPSDGTDEAGL from the coding sequence ATGGAGACCCCCATCGAACGGGAGTTGGTACTGGACCTGGTGTTGTCCCCGGAGCGGAGCATCGCCGTCCCGGCACGGCTCGCCTACCACGTCCACGACCCGTACGCGGTGCACATCACCTTCGACGCCCCCTCCGACAGCCCGGTGCGCTGGTCGTTCGCCCGCGAGCTGTTGTCGGAGGGGCTGTCGAGGCCCTGCGGGCAGGGCGACGTGCGGGTCTGGCCCGCCACGGTGGAGGAGGGGCGGGGCGTGGTGTGCGTCGCGCTCTCCTCGCCGACCGGCGACGCGCTGCTGCGGGCCCCGGCGGCCCCGGTGGCGGCGTGGTTGGAGCGCACGCTGCGCGCGGTCCCGGCCGGGAGGGAGGGCGAACGGCTGGGCCTGGAGGAGGGGTTGGGGAGACTGCTGGCGGCTCCCTCGGACGGGACGGACGAGGCGGGGCTGTGA
- a CDS encoding Lrp/AsnC family transcriptional regulator — MTTRRWVVGIDELDGRLLELLAAEPRIGVLEASRRLGVARGTVQARLDRLQSNGVIRGFGPDVDPAAIGYPVTAFATLEIRQGQGGDVRAHLAAVPEVLELHTITGRGDMLCRLVARSNADLQRVIDKVVGFEGIVRASTAIVMENPVPMRIVPLVRQAAGDTD, encoded by the coding sequence ATGACCACCAGGAGGTGGGTCGTGGGCATCGACGAGCTGGACGGCCGGCTGTTGGAGTTGCTGGCCGCCGAACCGCGCATCGGCGTGTTGGAGGCCTCCCGCCGGCTCGGCGTGGCCCGCGGCACCGTGCAGGCCCGGCTGGACCGGTTGCAGAGCAACGGGGTGATCCGCGGCTTCGGCCCCGACGTGGACCCGGCCGCCATCGGCTACCCGGTCACCGCCTTCGCCACGCTGGAGATCAGACAGGGCCAGGGCGGGGACGTGCGAGCCCACCTGGCGGCCGTCCCCGAGGTGCTGGAACTGCACACCATCACCGGCCGCGGCGACATGCTCTGCCGGCTGGTGGCCCGCTCCAACGCGGACCTCCAGCGGGTGATCGACAAGGTGGTGGGGTTCGAGGGCATCGTGCGGGCCTCGACGGCCATCGTCATGGAGAACCCGGTGCCGATGAGGATCGTCCCGCTGGTCCGCCAGGCCGCCGGGGACACCGACTGA
- the hppD gene encoding 4-hydroxyphenylpyruvate dioxygenase — protein MTETIHSTPGTARQADPFPVKGMDAVVFAVGNAKQAAHYYSTAFGMKLVAYSGPENGSRETAAYVLESGSARFVLTSVIKPSTDRGRWLADHVAAHGDGVIDLAIEVPDARAAYAYAIEHGATGLEEPYEVKDEHGTVVLAAIATYGETRHTLVERSGYDGPYLPGFTAAKPIVEPPSQRFFQAIDHCVGNVELGKMDEWVTFYNKVMGFTNMKEFVGDDIATEYSALMSKVVADGKRKVKFPLNEPAVARKKSQIDEYLEFYGGPGVQHIALATNDIVATVRAMRAAGVEFLDTPDSYYDTLGEWVGETRVPIEELRELKILADRDEDGYLLQIFTKPVQDRPTVFFEMIERHGSMGFGKGNFKALFEAIEREQARRGNL, from the coding sequence ATGACTGAGACCATCCACAGCACCCCTGGCACCGCCCGGCAGGCCGATCCCTTCCCGGTGAAGGGGATGGACGCGGTCGTCTTCGCCGTGGGCAACGCCAAACAGGCCGCGCACTACTACTCCACGGCCTTCGGCATGAAGCTCGTGGCCTACTCCGGCCCCGAGAACGGCAGCCGTGAGACCGCCGCCTACGTCCTGGAGTCGGGCTCCGCCCGCTTCGTCCTCACCTCGGTCATCAAGCCCTCCACCGACCGCGGACGGTGGCTGGCCGACCACGTCGCCGCGCACGGCGACGGCGTCATCGACCTGGCCATCGAGGTGCCGGACGCCCGCGCCGCGTACGCCTACGCGATCGAGCACGGCGCCACCGGGCTGGAGGAGCCGTACGAGGTCAAGGACGAGCACGGCACCGTGGTGCTCGCCGCCATCGCCACCTACGGCGAGACCCGCCACACCCTGGTGGAGCGCTCCGGCTACGACGGCCCCTACCTGCCCGGCTTCACCGCCGCCAAGCCGATCGTCGAGCCGCCCTCCCAGCGCTTCTTCCAGGCCATCGACCACTGCGTGGGCAACGTCGAGCTCGGGAAGATGGACGAGTGGGTGACCTTCTACAACAAGGTCATGGGCTTCACCAACATGAAGGAGTTCGTCGGCGACGACATCGCCACCGAGTACTCCGCGCTGATGTCGAAGGTCGTGGCCGACGGCAAGCGCAAGGTGAAGTTCCCGCTCAACGAGCCGGCCGTCGCCAGGAAGAAGTCGCAGATCGACGAGTACCTGGAGTTCTACGGCGGTCCGGGCGTACAGCACATCGCGCTCGCCACCAACGACATCGTCGCCACGGTGCGGGCCATGCGCGCCGCCGGCGTGGAGTTCCTGGACACCCCCGACTCCTACTACGACACCCTGGGCGAGTGGGTCGGCGAGACCCGGGTGCCGATCGAGGAGCTGCGCGAGCTGAAGATCCTGGCCGACCGCGACGAGGACGGCTACCTGCTGCAGATCTTCACCAAGCCCGTCCAGGACCGGCCGACGGTGTTCTTCGAGATGATCGAGCGCCACGGCTCCATGGGCTTCGGCAAGGGCAACTTCAAGGCCCTGTTCGAGGCGATCGAGCGTGAGCAGGCCCGGCGCGGCAACCTCTGA
- a CDS encoding S16 family serine protease produces MPAPTPRTRTLAVCGTLVTALLAVAALAPLPFSVAQPGITANVLGEYQGEPVITVEGDGDPAGDDRASRGELLATTIAATAPETTVRLADVVSGWFDTDRAVLPRDSVYPVGDDPAEIEEHTSAQMRESQDVAVTAALGELGLSEDEVEVELRLADVGGPSAGLLFALGIIDKIDGEDLTGGRTIAGTGTIDADGDVGPVGGVPLKTQAAKRDGATVFLVPEAECDAARTELPDGLRLVPVTTLDGALDALRALRDGGRVPAC; encoded by the coding sequence ATGCCGGCTCCCACCCCCCGCACCCGGACCCTCGCGGTCTGCGGCACGCTCGTCACCGCACTGCTCGCGGTCGCCGCCCTGGCCCCGCTGCCGTTCTCGGTCGCCCAACCCGGGATCACCGCGAACGTCCTGGGGGAGTACCAGGGGGAGCCCGTCATCACCGTCGAGGGGGACGGCGACCCGGCGGGCGACGACCGGGCCTCGCGGGGCGAGCTGCTGGCGACCACGATCGCGGCGACGGCGCCGGAGACCACCGTGCGACTGGCCGACGTGGTGAGCGGCTGGTTCGACACCGACCGGGCCGTGCTGCCCCGCGACTCCGTCTACCCCGTCGGCGACGATCCCGCGGAGATCGAGGAGCACACCAGCGCCCAGATGCGGGAGTCGCAGGACGTCGCCGTCACCGCGGCCCTGGGCGAACTGGGCCTGTCCGAGGACGAGGTGGAGGTCGAGCTGCGCCTGGCCGACGTCGGCGGTCCCAGCGCCGGACTGCTCTTCGCGCTGGGAATCATCGACAAGATCGACGGCGAGGACCTCACCGGCGGCCGTACGATCGCCGGCACCGGCACCATCGACGCGGACGGCGACGTCGGGCCGGTCGGCGGCGTCCCCCTGAAGACCCAGGCGGCCAAGCGCGACGGAGCCACCGTCTTCCTGGTACCGGAGGCCGAGTGCGACGCGGCGCGGACCGAACTCCCCGACGGACTGCGGCTGGTGCCCGTCACCACCCTCGACGGAGCGCTCGACGCGCTGCGCGCGCTGCGCGACGGGGGACGCGTGCCCGCCTGCTGA
- a CDS encoding helix-turn-helix domain-containing protein, producing MTAETSQTLDRGLRVLKLLADTDHGLTVTELSHKLGVNRTVVYRLLATLEQHSLVRRDLGGRARVGLGVLRLGRQVHPLVREAALPALRALAEDVGATAHLTLVDGNEALAVAVVEPSWTDYHVAYRTGFRHPLDRGAAGRAILAGRHPEQDLEDGYVLTHGELEAGACGAAAPLLGVSGIEGSVGVVMLSESVPRKVGPRVVQAAQEVAEFLR from the coding sequence GTGACCGCGGAGACATCTCAGACGCTCGACCGGGGACTGCGCGTCCTCAAACTGCTAGCCGACACCGACCACGGCCTGACCGTCACCGAGCTCTCCCACAAGCTCGGGGTCAACCGCACGGTGGTCTACCGACTGCTCGCCACGCTGGAGCAACACTCCCTGGTCCGCCGGGACCTGGGCGGCCGCGCCCGCGTCGGGCTCGGGGTGCTGCGACTGGGGCGACAGGTCCACCCCCTGGTGCGGGAGGCGGCCCTGCCCGCGCTGCGGGCCCTGGCCGAGGACGTGGGCGCCACCGCCCACCTCACCCTCGTGGACGGCAACGAGGCGCTGGCCGTGGCCGTCGTCGAACCCAGTTGGACCGACTACCACGTGGCCTACCGCACCGGTTTCCGCCACCCGCTGGACCGGGGCGCCGCGGGCCGCGCCATCCTGGCCGGCCGCCACCCGGAGCAGGACCTGGAGGACGGATACGTCCTCACCCACGGGGAGTTGGAGGCAGGAGCCTGTGGCGCCGCCGCCCCGCTGCTGGGCGTCAGCGGCATCGAGGGCAGCGTCGGCGTGGTGATGCTGTCGGAGTCGGTGCCGCGGAAGGTGGGGCCGCGCGTGGTGCAGGCGGCGCAGGAGGTCGCCGAGTTCCTGCGCTGA
- a CDS encoding DEAD/DEAH box helicase family protein codes for MTTTTSHHLSPAFPGRAPWGTANKLRAWQQAAMDLYIEKQPRDFLAVATPGAGKTTFALTLASWLLHHHVVQQVTVVAPTEHLKKQWAEAAARVGIKLDPEYSAGPLGREYHGVAVTYAGVGVRPMLHRNRCEQRKTLVILDEIHHAGDTRSWGEACFEAFEPATRRLALTGTPFRSDTNPIPFVTYAEDAEGLRRSVADYTYGYGNALADGVVRPVIFLSYSGNMRWRSKAGDELEARLGEPMTKDAISQAWRTALDPRGDWMPSVLRAADTRLSEVRKAIPDAGGLVIASDQDSARAYAKLIREITGTPATVVLSDDTGASKRIEEFSNSDDRWMVAVRMVSEGVDVPRLAVGVYATTISTPLFFAQAVGRFVRSRRRGETASVFLPTIPMLLGFAHEMEVERDHVLDKPKKGGGDEDPYAEEADLLKEAERQQDEDTGEQDQLPFEALESDAVFDRVMYEGAEFGMQAHPGSEEEQDYLGIPGLLEPDQVQLLLQKRQARQIAHSRRKPDAEADLLETPAEKRPVVTHKEMLEMRRKLNSLVGAYSHQSGKPHGVIHTELRRVCGGPPTAEATAGQLRQRIAKVQEWATRMR; via the coding sequence GTGACTACCACCACGTCCCACCACCTCTCGCCCGCGTTCCCCGGCCGCGCCCCGTGGGGCACGGCCAACAAGCTGCGCGCCTGGCAGCAGGCCGCGATGGACCTCTACATCGAGAAGCAACCCCGGGACTTCCTCGCCGTGGCGACCCCGGGTGCGGGAAAGACCACCTTCGCGCTCACCCTCGCCTCCTGGCTGCTGCACCACCACGTCGTGCAGCAGGTGACCGTCGTCGCGCCGACCGAACATCTGAAGAAGCAGTGGGCCGAGGCGGCGGCGCGGGTCGGCATCAAGCTGGACCCGGAGTACAGCGCGGGCCCGCTCGGCCGGGAGTACCACGGCGTCGCGGTGACGTACGCGGGCGTGGGCGTCCGTCCGATGCTGCACCGCAACCGCTGCGAGCAGCGCAAGACGCTGGTGATCCTGGACGAGATCCACCACGCCGGCGACACCCGTTCCTGGGGCGAGGCGTGCTTCGAGGCGTTCGAGCCGGCCACCCGGCGCCTGGCCCTGACCGGCACCCCGTTCCGCTCGGACACCAACCCCATCCCGTTCGTCACCTACGCCGAGGACGCCGAGGGCCTCCGCCGTTCGGTGGCGGACTACACCTACGGCTACGGCAACGCGCTCGCCGACGGCGTCGTGCGCCCGGTGATCTTCCTCTCCTACAGCGGCAACATGCGCTGGCGGAGCAAGGCGGGCGACGAACTGGAGGCCCGCCTCGGCGAGCCGATGACCAAGGACGCCATCTCCCAGGCGTGGCGCACCGCGCTCGACCCGCGCGGCGACTGGATGCCCAGCGTGCTGCGCGCGGCCGACACCCGGCTGTCGGAGGTCCGCAAGGCGATCCCGGACGCCGGCGGCCTGGTGATCGCCAGCGACCAGGACTCGGCGCGGGCGTACGCCAAGCTGATCCGGGAGATCACCGGCACCCCCGCGACCGTCGTGCTCTCCGACGACACCGGCGCGTCCAAGCGGATCGAGGAGTTCAGTAACTCCGACGACCGGTGGATGGTGGCGGTGCGCATGGTGTCGGAGGGCGTGGACGTGCCGCGCCTGGCGGTCGGGGTGTACGCCACGACGATCTCCACGCCGCTGTTCTTCGCCCAGGCCGTCGGTCGCTTCGTGCGCTCCCGGCGGCGCGGCGAGACGGCGTCGGTGTTCCTGCCGACCATCCCCATGCTGCTGGGCTTCGCCCACGAGATGGAGGTCGAGCGCGACCACGTCCTGGACAAGCCCAAGAAGGGCGGGGGCGACGAGGATCCGTACGCGGAGGAGGCCGACCTCCTCAAGGAGGCCGAGAGGCAGCAGGACGAGGACACCGGGGAACAGGACCAACTGCCCTTCGAGGCGCTGGAGTCGGACGCGGTCTTCGACCGGGTGATGTACGAGGGCGCCGAGTTCGGCATGCAGGCCCACCCCGGCAGCGAGGAGGAGCAGGACTACCTGGGCATCCCCGGCCTGCTGGAGCCGGACCAGGTGCAACTGCTGCTCCAGAAGCGGCAGGCGCGGCAGATAGCGCACAGCCGCCGCAAACCGGACGCCGAGGCGGATCTGTTGGAGACGCCCGCCGAGAAGCGTCCGGTGGTCACGCACAAGGAGATGCTGGAGATGCGTCGGAAGCTCAACTCGCTGGTCGGCGCGTACTCCCACCAGAGCGGCAAGCCGCACGGGGTGATCCACACCGAGCTGCGCCGGGTGTGCGGCGGCCCGCCCACCGCCGAGGCGACGGCCGGACAGCTCCGGCAGCGGATCGCCAAGGTACAGGAGTGGGCCACCCGGATGAGGTGA
- a CDS encoding MFS transporter codes for MSTLDDEVEDLGKAASTAPVLTPAGTTEAPEVDGADGGVLGRTHRALTLGIVTVVLLIAFEATAVGTAMPVAADRLDGVALYAFAFSAFFTTSLLGMVTSGQWCDRSGPLAPLTCGIGAFAVGLLLSGTATAMWAFVLGRAVQGIGGGLVIVALYVTVSRAYPERLRPTVMAAFAASWVIPSVVGPLIAGTVTEQFGWRWVFLGIPALVVLPIAVMLPPLRRAASGPPPGEPRPMDRRLLRLAVAVSLGAGLLQYAGQDLRWVSLVPAVAGAALMVPAALGLLPRGTFRAARGLPTVVLMRGIAAGAFVVAESFVPLMLVTQRGLSVTLAGLALAAGGATWALGSYVQSRPVMDGHRETLVRIGMVVVTAGISAIPLVLVEAVPVWVAAVAQATGCFGMGMVISSTSVLLLKLSRPEEAGANSAALQLSDGLSNVVLLAGCGAAFAALGGGAVSVVGHGVGEAGAASHPTAFLAVYLPAAAVALVGALVAGRLRPGK; via the coding sequence ATGAGCACACTCGACGACGAGGTCGAGGACCTGGGCAAGGCGGCCTCCACCGCCCCCGTCCTCACCCCGGCCGGTACCACCGAGGCCCCGGAGGTGGACGGGGCGGACGGCGGGGTACTGGGCCGCACCCACCGGGCACTGACCCTGGGCATCGTCACCGTCGTTCTCCTGATCGCCTTCGAGGCGACGGCCGTCGGCACGGCCATGCCGGTCGCCGCGGACCGACTGGACGGCGTGGCGCTGTACGCGTTCGCCTTCTCCGCGTTCTTCACCACCAGCCTGCTGGGCATGGTCACCTCCGGTCAGTGGTGTGACCGCTCCGGCCCGCTGGCGCCGCTGACCTGCGGGATCGGCGCGTTCGCGGTCGGACTGCTGCTCTCGGGCACGGCCACGGCGATGTGGGCCTTCGTGCTCGGTCGGGCGGTGCAGGGCATCGGCGGCGGGCTGGTGATCGTCGCGCTGTACGTCACCGTCAGCCGCGCCTACCCCGAGCGGTTGCGGCCCACGGTGATGGCGGCCTTCGCCGCCTCCTGGGTGATCCCGTCGGTCGTGGGGCCGCTGATCGCGGGGACGGTCACCGAACAGTTCGGCTGGCGCTGGGTGTTCCTGGGCATCCCCGCCCTGGTCGTCCTGCCGATCGCGGTCATGCTCCCGCCCCTGCGGCGGGCCGCCTCCGGGCCGCCGCCCGGCGAGCCGCGCCCGATGGACCGGCGGCTGTTGAGGCTGGCGGTGGCGGTGTCGCTGGGCGCCGGGCTGCTCCAGTACGCCGGGCAGGACCTGCGCTGGGTCTCGCTGGTCCCGGCGGTGGCCGGTGCCGCGCTGATGGTCCCGGCGGCGCTCGGTCTGCTGCCGCGCGGCACGTTCCGCGCCGCGCGGGGGTTGCCGACGGTGGTGCTGATGCGTGGCATCGCGGCCGGCGCGTTCGTCGTCGCCGAGAGCTTCGTGCCGCTGATGCTGGTCACCCAGCGCGGGCTGTCGGTGACCCTGGCCGGGCTCGCGCTGGCGGCCGGCGGCGCCACCTGGGCGCTGGGCTCCTACGTGCAGTCCCGTCCGGTGATGGACGGACACCGGGAGACGCTGGTCCGGATCGGCATGGTGGTGGTGACGGCGGGCATCTCCGCCATACCGCTGGTGCTGGTCGAGGCCGTCCCGGTGTGGGTCGCGGCGGTCGCGCAGGCGACGGGCTGCTTCGGGATGGGCATGGTGATCTCCTCCACGAGCGTGCTGCTGCTGAAGCTGTCCAGGCCGGAGGAGGCGGGCGCCAACTCCGCCGCCCTCCAGCTCAGCGACGGTCTGTCCAACGTGGTGCTGCTCGCCGGCTGTGGTGCCGCGTTCGCCGCCCTCGGCGGCGGCGCGGTGAGCGTGGTGGGCCACGGGGTGGGGGAGGCGGGCGCCGCCTCCCACCCGACGGCGTTCCTGGCCGTCTACCTCCCGGCGGCGGCGGTCGCCCTGGTGGGCGCACTGGTCGCGGGACGGCTGCGCCCGGGGAAGTGA
- a CDS encoding dienelactone hydrolase family protein: MAEVLLFHHVYGLTSGVREFAARIEGAGHVVHLPDLYEGRVFDTFEEGVAHAGAVGFGTLVERGVAAAGELPADLVYAGFSLGVLPAQELARTRPGARGALLFHACAPLPEVGGGWPPHVPVRIHGMADDALFAGEGDLEAARALVEEAADGELFLYPGDRHLFADGGLPAYDEEAAELLTERVLDFLDRVG, translated from the coding sequence ATGGCCGAGGTGCTGCTCTTCCACCACGTGTACGGACTGACCTCCGGAGTGAGGGAGTTCGCGGCGCGGATCGAGGGGGCCGGCCACGTCGTCCACCTCCCGGACCTGTACGAGGGGCGGGTCTTCGACACCTTCGAGGAGGGCGTCGCCCACGCCGGGGCGGTCGGGTTCGGCACGCTCGTCGAACGCGGGGTGGCGGCGGCCGGGGAACTCCCCGCCGACCTCGTGTACGCGGGCTTCTCGCTCGGCGTCCTGCCCGCGCAGGAGCTGGCCCGGACGCGGCCCGGCGCGAGGGGCGCGCTGCTGTTCCACGCCTGTGCCCCGCTCCCCGAGGTCGGCGGGGGATGGCCTCCGCACGTTCCGGTCCGGATCCACGGCATGGCGGACGACGCGCTCTTCGCGGGCGAGGGCGACCTGGAGGCGGCCCGCGCCCTCGTCGAGGAGGCCGCGGACGGCGAGCTGTTCCTCTACCCCGGCGACCGGCACCTGTTCGCGGACGGCGGCCTGCCCGCGTACGACGAGGAGGCCGCCGAACTCCTCACGGAACGCGTGCTCGACTTCCTCGACCGGGTCGGATAG
- a CDS encoding PP2C family protein-serine/threonine phosphatase: MAVEYDTGRGTHTGILAAVEAAPPVESVDVVARELRRRFGALSVSFLITDLSRQSVVRLSTAGETGAGEAVESISLFGSVYGDVIRTQRIRLADSVDGDGGQRVIAPVTNRGDSIGLLEVRVPAGPDRRTLREISRAAHTLAYIVIANRRFTDLYQWGRRTAPLSLAAEIQHNLLPSSLSCEAAQFAVAGALEPAGNVGGDTFDYAVERDTLHLSVTDAMGHEVNAALLATLLLGALRGARRAGCDLAEQARRAHQAMLDHSGGAMATGLLLRVCLRDGRVTLVNAGHPWPLRLRDGKVEEIELRINLPFGVPSERPHQVQEAELRPGDRLVILTDGMLDRRSRALDLPALITNTAGLHPREASQALTMAVLDANLGRLKDDATVMCLDWYGPEPVRRDAHTGADLTQASPASFPFRPPSQV, encoded by the coding sequence ATGGCAGTCGAGTACGACACCGGAAGGGGCACCCACACCGGGATCCTCGCGGCGGTGGAGGCGGCGCCGCCGGTGGAGTCCGTCGATGTGGTGGCCCGTGAGCTGAGGCGGCGCTTCGGCGCGTTGTCGGTGTCGTTCCTCATCACCGACCTGTCGAGACAGTCGGTGGTACGGCTGAGCACAGCGGGCGAGACCGGTGCCGGGGAGGCCGTGGAGAGCATCTCGCTGTTCGGGAGCGTCTACGGCGACGTGATACGCACCCAGCGGATCCGACTGGCGGACTCCGTCGACGGGGACGGTGGACAGCGGGTGATCGCCCCGGTCACCAACCGCGGCGATTCCATCGGACTGTTGGAGGTGCGAGTTCCGGCCGGCCCGGACCGCAGAACGCTGCGGGAGATCAGTCGTGCCGCCCACACCCTGGCCTACATCGTCATCGCCAACCGCCGCTTCACCGACCTGTACCAGTGGGGCCGCCGCACCGCCCCCCTGAGCCTGGCCGCCGAGATCCAGCACAACCTGCTGCCGTCGTCACTGTCGTGCGAGGCCGCGCAGTTCGCGGTGGCCGGGGCGCTGGAGCCGGCGGGCAACGTCGGCGGCGACACCTTCGACTACGCCGTGGAGCGGGACACCCTGCACCTGTCCGTCACCGACGCCATGGGGCACGAGGTGAACGCCGCGCTGCTGGCCACCCTGCTGCTCGGGGCCCTGCGGGGCGCCCGCCGGGCGGGTTGCGACCTGGCCGAGCAGGCACGGCGGGCGCACCAGGCCATGCTCGACCACAGCGGTGGCGCGATGGCCACGGGACTGCTGCTCCGCGTCTGCCTGCGCGACGGCCGGGTCACCCTCGTCAACGCCGGCCACCCCTGGCCCCTGCGGCTGCGGGACGGCAAGGTCGAGGAGATCGAGTTGCGGATCAACCTGCCCTTCGGGGTCCCCTCCGAGCGCCCCCACCAGGTGCAGGAGGCGGAGCTGCGGCCCGGTGACCGGCTCGTCATCCTCACCGACGGGATGTTGGACCGTCGTTCGCGGGCCCTCGACCTGCCCGCCCTGATCACGAACACCGCCGGACTCCACCCCCGTGAGGCGTCCCAGGCCCTGACCATGGCGGTCCTGGACGCCAACCTGGGCCGGCTGAAGGACGACGCGACGGTGATGTGCCTGGACTGGTACGGCCCCGAACCCGTCCGACGCGACGCCCACACCGGCGCCGACCTCACCCAGGCGTCCCCCGCGTCGTTCCCGTTCCGTCCGCCTTCCCAGGTGTGA
- a CDS encoding DoxX family protein, whose protein sequence is MNRERDVLVPDDPRGETHRPAVPGRTGTAAAGPDHPDVRHRHHSYAPTAPTALTALAAFHRRHSLTVLRVCVGALFLWFGATKFLPGAGTAEDMATRVMSELTLGRVPAELSQPLLATLEVLIGVGLVTGLLPRLTLLVFFGHMAGTFTALVVLPAETWNGVALPTLAGQYVIKNIVLVAAGLTIAAHAPRPTATTGRAAERRNGGRGGGRGGGAGTGRPAGP, encoded by the coding sequence GTGAACCGCGAACGTGACGTCCTCGTCCCCGACGACCCGCGAGGGGAGACACACCGGCCGGCGGTGCCGGGCCGGACGGGGACGGCCGCGGCCGGACCGGACCACCCCGACGTCCGTCACCGGCACCACTCGTATGCCCCGACCGCCCCGACCGCCCTGACCGCCCTGGCCGCCTTCCACCGACGGCACAGCCTCACCGTGCTGCGGGTGTGCGTCGGGGCGCTGTTCCTCTGGTTCGGGGCGACGAAGTTCCTGCCGGGAGCCGGCACGGCCGAGGACATGGCCACCCGGGTGATGAGCGAACTGACCCTCGGGCGCGTGCCCGCGGAGCTGTCCCAACCGCTGCTGGCGACGTTGGAGGTGCTGATCGGGGTCGGGCTGGTCACCGGCCTGCTGCCCCGGCTGACGCTGCTGGTCTTCTTCGGCCACATGGCCGGGACGTTCACGGCCCTGGTCGTGCTGCCCGCCGAGACGTGGAACGGCGTCGCCCTCCCCACCCTGGCCGGACAGTACGTGATCAAGAACATCGTGCTGGTGGCCGCGGGGCTGACCATCGCCGCCCACGCGCCGCGACCGACCGCGACCACGGGCCGGGCCGCGGAGCGGCGAAACGGCGGTCGAGGGGGCGGTCGAGGCGGCGGTGCCGGGACGGGCCGCCCGGCCGGGCCCTAG